The genomic DNA GGTAGCAGGAGTGAGAGGCAATTTAGGAAGACAAAACGTAAACTCAAGTTGAAAACTGGCTGCGATCCTGAGCTTAATATCACAGCCCTGCCAAAGCACTCCAGAGTGAACCCAAGCTGCCTCCCACTTCTGATAAAGGAGACCCAAAGCCTTtggaaggcagagctggctgcccTGCACGTGCTGAGCACTGGGAACTTGCAGAGCAGGTTCAGGGCTTAGCTGCACATAAGGCAACACCAGAtcacacaggcagagcagggaagcgTGGCCTAGGGCAGGATTTTCCCCTGTGAAATGGCTGAGTGACTCCTTTTGAACTGCCTGTGACTGCCACCAccacaccagcagcaccaaagccagctcagcacaggctgcacaCCCTGCAAGGACCCAGGCAagggctgagctcctgctgccagatCCACGTGGCTCTGGGCCCTGTGCAAGCGTTCTGGGAGCTCCTCAGAACACACTTCCTGAGCAATTGGGACCCACATTACCTGCAAAACCCCATGGCTCAGACATTCCAGGCTCTCCCCCATTCAGCCCCACTCCTGACCCACTGTATGCCATCACCACTGTACTTCtagtgtttattttcagtgatttacAGATGCTTGTGTGCCAAACACTCTCCTCTTAGTTCATCCATCTtctaaaaggctttttttcagtAATCCCACCAATATTTCTTGTCATAACTGATTTAGCATGAAGAGTTTGCTGGATCAAGATTGTTTAGGCTTTTGTTCTGGCATTGTTTGTACTATGGCACttcataatttattaaaacaaaaaattccttctttcttaGAGGAGGTGATGCAGGCAAATGACAAGGATAAAATACCATAAAATTATCGAATTATAGTAGCTTTCAAGTGTTATAGTCAAGGACTATcaagctgtttttaaaacatattctcCTTCTCCAACCCTTAAAAACTTTAGGACAGGGCTAAGATTTTGTATTTGAGAGTGCTGTCAGTGGTTTGTGACCCCATTGAGGGTgatgcacagctctgccttccctgctcgCAGCCAATTCCGTGGAGAGCTAAATGTGGAAGCAGGAGCCAAGTATTTATTCAGCCTGGTGCCCCAAATATGTCTTTCCCATCTTCTGTGGAGGTACTTACATGCAGATCTGAAAGGAATGCTTATTTTGCCTTGCACGCTGCTGATGGCCACAATGTGGCCTTGTCTCCTCTTGATCATGGAGGGGAGAAGTGCTagcaaaggacagaaaagacCCATTCAGACAACAGTCCTGCCATTGCTGCTGTCAAGAATCAAAGCTTTCAGAGCACTCAGAGATGCTGAAGGGAATTACAAGATCCCTGTTCAGTGCAGGGGTTGGGACAGTGCTTGGGATGCCTGACTGAAGCTGTGTCTGGCTGGGAGGTTCACCTGTGAGGAGACTCcttgtggcagcagctgcacaaggGCTGCTGTGGTGGCTCTGATCTCCCATaggctgggcagcaggacttgcttttcctgCCACCAGAACATCTTCCCATTTCCTGCAGCTGACACGCTGCAGGCTGAGCTTTCTGTGTAACCAAAGCTTCCtaggaaagctgcagctccacTGTAACCTCCACCAAGTTCTCCTGTCAGTGTCCTGTCAATGCAGACAGGGTAACTGGACCTCTTCCTAACTTCCTGCCAGGCTAGAGTCAGGAGATGGAACCAGGTATCATCTCCAATGGGGTACTTCCCATCCAGTCATGCTCAAGCACCTCCTCAGGCCTGCCTCCCCTCTCACCCTGCGCTGTACCAGGTAGAAACACAAGTCAAGCTGTGCTCAGTTGTGCTGGTCTGCAGAGGCATCAGCCAAATCCATGTGGTACCTTTGGTGAGGGCTATAGGTCCAAAGTAATTTGTTTCCATCACTTTCTTATCCACATCCAGTCCTGTGTCCACGATTGTGCCTCGGAAGCTGATGCCAGCGTTGTTGATCAGGATGTCCACGTGACCCAAGGCCTTCAGGATCTCCTCAGCAGCATTTACCACAGTTTTAGTGTCCGAGAGGTCAAACAGCACAGTGTGAGGTTTGTGCGTCTGGGAATAAAGTAAAGTTAGCAAAATACAGTTCAGTGCTGGATGTGCCAGCTCATCATGGGATTCCCCAGCTCTGgaagcacaggagcagggccaTGCAGGCCCTGTGCAACTGCAGTGCAGCAGTTCCATGTGGCAGGAATACGTGACAGAAATGGGTTGTGCTCGtctttctctgctcctgcagcctgttccttATACCTGAGCCTAGGAAAGGGACAAAGGAGATCTTCCACAAGTACTAAAGTTTTCTGTTGTCTTATTAAAGGAAACACAtctgaaaaaggcaaaatgtaaCCTGTGTGTTTTCTACAGAAGCCAGCAATACCTTTCTTAGCCACTGTCAGCAGGCAtagacataaaaaaataaaagccaacaGAAGGAAAGTCACTTTTCCAGATTCAGTGTATGAGGTACAGGTGTAAAGAGTCTGGGCACTCTGCCCTCATGTGCTTTCACTTCCATTTCTAGCCAAGATGGCttatttttgtggggtttttacaAGGAATGACATGCCACGTACTCTTATAGCAACATCTATCCCTAACCATGGAGTTGCGTTTTTCCTATTGCTCAAGAGACCAACCCACAGGCAATTCTGTAACTTCTGTAACAACCCAAGCAGAAATCCAGGCCACGTGAGCCCACAGGCCTGTCCTTGTCCCACACTCACGTTTTTGCGGTGATTCTTCACGGCACAAAGCTCCTGCACCACCTCTTTGAGCTTCTCACTGTCTCTGCCACAGAGCACCAGCTTGGAGCCAGCTGCATGGAAAGCTTTGGCACATTCTTTGGAGGAAgcaagggagagagaaaagcaagcatTTGAGTATCAGACAAAGGACAGATCCACATCAAACCTGGTGATAGCTAAAACTTGCAGGGCTCAGAGGTGGCTTTATTGCTGCTGTGTGATGGTGAGGCTGATTTACAGCGAGGTCACAGCCACATCCCACTCTCCTGGGACTGTGACAGACACATGATAgtggtgaggcagctgctgtgctcacaGATACTGTGCTGGTTAGACAGTTATTGTGGTGTTTACACATCCTCCCCCTCAGATGGTCAAATTTGCCTGTGCCTCTTCATTTTTGACTTGAGGCCCTTCTTAAGAGGGACCGCAGTTGCCTTGTGTGTGTTACCTaacacagcacagcctggtcTTAGGAGTTTCAATTTTAATGAACACCTCCAGAGGTTCTGGAAGCCTGGGATTTAATGGCTTCATCAAGGTGATTCTCTTCATCGGGaaaaggctggagaagggaTGCCAGGCTATTGCCCTCCTAATTGCATGTGGATGGCAATGAACACACAGAGGTGGTCTGGTGTATTAATAACTAGGAGTGAGGGGAGTTGTAAAAGATCTTGCAAATGAGTCAATAAGGGAGGAAACTTTACTGTACAATGGTGGAAGTCTCTACACCCAACAGCACTGATGGCGCTCCAGCTGGAAGGTCTCTCCTGGAATACTAATTTCCTCTCTTCTTGATGAGAAGTACAAGATCCTTTACCACTCCCACTCTTTGGCTGTGGCAGGCAGAGAGAACCAGTTCATCTCCTTTGGCCAGTTTGTGAACACCCCTGTCCTTAGGGACAAACTCACATGCAAAGGCAGCATCAATTAAAGCTCTATTTGTTCTATAAATGTACTCATCCTAATGAAAGGCCTTGATAGCAGAGAGCACCTTGTCTTCCCTCCaagcagcttttaaagcaaTTATAGAAAGCAGAATTAGAGAATGTAGCCATTGAAGCAAAACATAAGTTttagttggaaaaaaatactcccTGGTGTTAATAATGCCAAGAGTCTGAATTCAGACTGGATGGATTTGTACCATGAGAGGAAAGGTACCTTAGCTTGAGGGTGAGGGACAGGGAGAAGGAGTGCAAAGtttggcagagcagctggaagtaCAACAAACATGAGTGCAGAACACCCGTTCTGGGaggttttaaagaaacagtttgGCTTCCTGGCTTTTTCAGGATTTAGGGGAAAGACCCCTGACAGCACAAGAACAGCATCTAATTTCTTGCTTTGATGAGCTCCACTTTATACAGGACAGttaaaattttctgtaacaAATGCTGAAGACTTTCTTGCATCCAAACCTGCACTGGCTGTGGTTATAACTCAGGTGGGAGCCACATCTCTCAAAATTCAGATCAATAGGAACTTTCAGCTCATTACTGCTTTATTccaagagctgctcctgccacaaCCCCCTGCTTGTCCTGCCCTTGGTGCCCTCCTTTGTGTCCATACCTTTCCCCAGGCCGGAGGTGGCCCCTGTGATCACCACCACTGCTTCCTGCAGGTAGGCTCGCATCCGCATCCACTGCAGCAGCCGGAACAGCGCGAAGATCCCCAGGCTGCCAAAAAGCAGTGGGATGATGACTGTGCTTGTGAAATCCATGAGCTTTCCTTTCTGAACTGTCTTCCTAAAGCCACAGGATGAAAGGAAAGAGATCATTTCACCATGATGAAAATGAGCAAAGGCTTGAaaactattttgaaattatttttcttaaccCTGCCTTAGACAACCAGTAAACCACCAAGATACCTCTGTAGCTTTCCTCATTGCTTTATTTAGGCTTTGGAAAGTTCACATCAGTACCcaattttaagcatttaaatagTAATGTGAACATCCCAGCAGGACACTTTGTATTGCGTCCTGTCAGCTGTCACATAACAAACTTGGGCTTAGGGATGCTGTTCCCGTGTTTTGCCCTAAATTCACCCTCTTGTACAAAGTGTATTTGGAGTGGAAGTTCCTTGGGGCTGGGATAATTCTCCACATTCTTCTGATTGTATAAAACTGCTCGGATTTCTCTAGAACAGTCAGTACCACAGTATCCACAAGCCAGAGATCAGTTACTGTGCATTATCCCAGATGGATATAAGCCAGTCTGTCTTTTGGAGGctccaggttttctctctgAGCCAGTTATTTGCTTAACACACTGAAATCTCATCCTGGAATTGGATTCTGATACCAAGGCATAGCCCTAATCTCCTTGCTAAGCCATTCCTTCACGGGAGTAGTTTATGTGACAGCTTACTACAGGGCCAAAGAGCAAGTGGGAGTTCTGTGAAAAGGCCACTAATTCTCCCTCAGTATATCCCTGAGCTTTTATCAAAGCTTGGTGAAAGAGTAAAGTTAATTACAACTCCTTCCTGGAATCTTCTGGGTCACACGTAAAGTCAAAACCAAACATCAGtgtattttcccttcccttcttccttgtGCAGGCAGAGTTTGAACTCTTGCAGTCTGAACTGCAAGACAGGCCTTTACCGGGAAGATACTGGGAAATTCTGGGCACACAGTTTGTGCTCCTTCAAACAAAAGGACAgcatgagaagcagaaaacaagaggTAACTAAGGCAGAATTCAGTGTCATTGAGTAGGACTGAGCTTGTATGGAACTGAGGGTATGGCAGAGGCTCTGCATGCCATGGAACAGAGCTAATGTGGAAAATATCAGGCTCTTCCAGATATCCATCAGGGGCTTGGAGAGAATTCCTCAAATAGCTGCTCAGTGAACAGCTTGCTGACATAGTAGTGAACTGAATAAAGTAAGTATTTCTGGGGGTACAGCTGGAACACAATAAAATAACACATAAAGACAGCTCTAAATAAACTTGGCAAggtctgaaaacaaaaccatcgAGTTAGAACACAGCTCTTCTTGGGGTCCTTTGGAGCTTCCCACTCCTGAACTAACTCATGTGTGTATGAAGTCCTTCCTGGTGTGATCCACTGTGGATAATGCAGGGAGACATCCGGAACAGCAGCTCCCCCGGGCACAGGAAGCGTGCCCAGAGTGGGAAAGCAGAAACCCAAAAGGAGGATTCAGCTCAGGCCATTGCAAAGCATCTTATTCCTCCAGCCCTTTGCTGAGGGAGTGCACACAGGGTGTATTTTGTACTGGTTTGCAGCCAGGGACTGGCACAGTTGATTTGACATGAGAGAATGGATCTTCCCTGAAATAATTCCTGGGAAAGGGATGTTTTGACACAAGGCCACTGGCCCCTTCAGGCTGGATGAGAAGGTTCTCCTGACTGATTCATGCTCAGCTGGTCATTGAAAGCAGCTGCCTTCTTtataattcccttttttttgctcTCTCAAAGGTCTCTTGAGAGTCAGAACACGAGGTGTGGGCAGGAACAACAGGTGCTGTGCTGACATTGGGCTTAGAGGACattctggaataaaaaaaaaatcttcagccCACGTTTAAGCCCTTTCATTATTTCCAAAGTGGGAGCTGACAGGTGCAGTGGCACTTCCCTCATGAGGCACTGGAAAAATCTAGCCCTGCTCTGGTTCTGGTTTCAGTGAAATGCAGGTGAAAAGGTAACTGGGAAGAGGGGGCTTTCCTGACACCTCTCCTAACTAAAGCACACTGagatctgaaaaatatttccaagtcttttattgtttttctttcctttttctccatgtTATACACAGGAACTGGGCAGATTGTCCATCTCTGTCTGAAGGCTGCAGCAAGGCAAGAATCCAGGCAACAACCTGCTTTGGCAGCTTCCAGGCTGGAGTCTGCATCAACAGGTAACTCCTCTGGGGAGGGGAAAcatgggatggggaagagaaggaagtggAGCAAGAGAGAGAAGGATTTGCCAATCAGAGATGTAAATCCCTTTATATTAGGGTATGCAGATGCAGTACCTTCTTCCAAGGTGCTCAAATGgcctcttaaaaaaaccccaaaacaaaatctCAGTTCAgtcagagagagaggaggagagagaggaaaacccagctgaataaattatttgggACAGAAGAACTTCTGTAGCACTTCAGACCTACAGCAGCaagttttgctttgatttcGTGACTTGCTTCTATCACAAACCCAACTTTAGGTAACGTTTTGAAGTAGCCAAAGACACTCCAGAGCAGCTAATGCTGTGTCACATTAAAAACGTGGGTGAGGAACACGTGGGTTCCACGCATCATTTGAGATGAACTGAGTATCTCAGACCTCCTGCTCAAAGGTCTGACACCCCACTACCAACTTTGTTCAGTAATTTGGGTATTCATGCTGAAAAAACCCCTGTTATTAACAGGTGATGTATATAACATCAGGTTTTCAGAATGAGAGAAGCCACTGCTCATAAAATGGTTCAAATCAAGTCCTGTAATTCCCAATTCTCCATCCCAAAAGGCAGGATTGGAACATGCAGATTGTTAGAGAGCAGAAATAACACTGATAATGTGAGCAAATACAGGTGATTGGAAACTTTTTGAAGGCTTCCCATAGAATGAATCACATTTATCCAATAAAAAAAGCCCTCCAGAACTTTCCCCCTGAAACAAAAACTGGATGTTATCCTATAAAAGCCAGGACAATGGTTTCTGAAGGAACGAGGATATTAATTAATAAGGTCAAGGGTGCACTAAAGGCAGCAAAGATGAGACCAGGTCCCAAAGAACCAAACCCCTGAAAGCTTCCCCAAACAACACTgattctgcagctccaggctcccAGAATCACATTGTCCTTTACGTGACGAGTGGCAGCAACTGGGAGGCTGCACTCCCAAATCCAAAGGTTGGGGGGataaaaggaagggaaaaaaaatctggttttcctaaggaaaaaagcacagccCCTTTAAGCTTGAGTGAGGACTTTAGTGTGAAGAAAGCACAATGTCCTACCTGAGAAAAGGGCTCACTTGCAGTGACTCTGAGCTGGAGGCTCCCTCCGGTCCCAGAGCAGGACAGCCCCGACTTAAATTTGGAAATGGCAGCAATCCAAGCAAATGTGCCGAGTCCAGTGCCAGCTGAGCCACGGGCTGCCTCTAAAAACAAACCTTGGGAATACGGGCTCTGACCTTTCCAATGCAAGGGGGGGAATTTAACCCCCAGACTGAAAAGACAGAAGTGACCTCAAACTTCTGAAACCAATGAAACGCCTAAGGAGGAATGCAGCAAGTGACAGAGCTCCTCATTCCAAACAGgaaacaggagaaggaaaacagcaaccCAACTGCaattctcaaaataaatttgtCACCCAGGCATCACCTGAAGCATCACCTAAGGAAATTCTGTTGTATCTCAGCAGTCATTCAATGGATCCTGCCTAAGTTCTTCCATAATCGTTATGCAAAACAACAACCTCAACCCATGGTgcagcaagaggggaaaaaatatgtttccagCACCCAAAAATCAGCCTGGACTTGAGAAATTATCTGGTCTTCcatctggtctagtggaagg from Corvus cornix cornix isolate S_Up_H32 chromosome 14, ASM73873v5, whole genome shotgun sequence includes the following:
- the DHRS7B gene encoding dehydrogenase/reductase SDR family member 7B isoform X1; this encodes MDFTSTVIIPLLFGSLGIFALFRLLQWMRMRAYLQEAVVVITGATSGLGKECAKAFHAAGSKLVLCGRDSEKLKEVVQELCAVKNHRKNTHKPHTVLFDLSDTKTVVNAAEEILKALGHVDILINNAGISFRGTIVDTGLDVDKKVMETNYFGPIALTKALLPSMIKRRQGHIVAISSVQGKISIPFRSAYAASKHATQAFFDCLRAEVEQYDIEVTVVSPGYIQTNLSLNAVTADGSRYGVMDKTTAQGQTAAEVAQVVLNAVGQKKKEVLVAGLTPCLAVYLRNLCPRLFFTLMASRAKKERKAKGS
- the DHRS7B gene encoding dehydrogenase/reductase SDR family member 7B isoform X2; translated protein: MVTAVTRKTVQKGKLMDFTSTVIIPLLFGSLGIFALFRLLQWMRMRAYLQEAVVVITGATSGLGKECAKAFHAAGSKLVLCGRDSEKLKEVVQELCAVKNHRKNTHKPHTVLFDLSDTKTVVNAAEEILKALGHVDILINNAGISFRGTIVDTGLDVDKKVMETNYFGPIALTKALLPSMIKRRQGHIVAISSVQGKISIPFRSAYAASKHATQAFFDCLRAEVEQYDIEVTVVSPGYIQTNLSLNAVTADGSRYGVMDKTTAQGQTAAEVAQVVLNAVGQKKKEVLVAGLTPCLAVYLRNLCPRLFFTLMASRAKKERKAKGS